One Desulfosalsimonas propionicica DNA window includes the following coding sequences:
- a CDS encoding phage portal protein codes for MMDNPHTPSKPGHDAGSGRIAAGFSGGRFPLVGQAPGQRQVSAAAQAPAAGRKNPLSGSGYPDIHRTAASRKGTMSNWVVRRLNRVTESSERITVTDRAADMVANDPHAASIVDSMALNSVGTGLIAQSNPHQSILGWTDTQVQDFQEQAEWWFSVWGREADVTGRMPWWCIEFLTAYSLFVHGEYLRVPVVLDQPNRSFSMALQCLHPARLATPRDQVSSIKIRDGVELTPWGAPARYWVANPSDRFLRTPSGLMSSQFARVPAWTGHRPGCFHGFVAKSEEQVRGVSILAPAMKFFRDLSDYLDFELVGAIVAASFPVFIETNNPYEQAAGMKKPPEPFHDIEAGGVYFGASNQRPHVLSPNRPGNTFPDFVERLLRAVGASVGMPYEVVAKDFSKTNYSSARAALLEAWRVYSFYQKWMVDNFCQPVWEMVLEEAWLRGYLKLPRRDQDFYDIRQAACRARWIPPKRGHVDPVKEITAMVKALENDITTLADSAAEMSGGDWESTVSQRARERRRQRDANGTGLEEDE; via the coding sequence ATGATGGATAATCCGCATACGCCTTCCAAGCCCGGCCACGATGCCGGCTCCGGCCGCATTGCCGCTGGTTTTTCTGGCGGCCGGTTTCCACTGGTGGGCCAGGCACCGGGCCAGCGCCAGGTTTCCGCGGCTGCCCAGGCCCCGGCTGCGGGCCGCAAAAACCCGCTTTCCGGATCCGGATATCCGGACATTCACCGCACGGCCGCATCCCGCAAGGGCACCATGTCCAACTGGGTGGTCCGCCGCTTAAACCGGGTGACTGAATCTTCCGAGCGCATCACGGTCACGGACCGCGCCGCGGACATGGTGGCAAATGATCCGCACGCGGCCTCCATTGTGGATTCCATGGCCCTTAACTCCGTGGGCACGGGCTTAATCGCCCAATCCAATCCCCACCAATCCATCCTGGGCTGGACCGACACCCAGGTGCAGGATTTCCAGGAGCAGGCCGAATGGTGGTTTTCGGTCTGGGGCCGGGAGGCCGACGTCACCGGGCGCATGCCCTGGTGGTGCATCGAGTTTTTAACCGCGTATTCCCTGTTTGTGCACGGCGAATACCTGCGCGTGCCCGTGGTGCTGGACCAGCCCAACCGTTCTTTTTCCATGGCGCTTCAATGCCTGCACCCGGCCCGGTTGGCAACCCCCCGGGATCAGGTCAGCAGTATCAAAATCCGCGACGGCGTGGAGCTAACCCCCTGGGGCGCGCCGGCCCGGTACTGGGTCGCCAACCCCTCGGATCGGTTTCTCCGCACCCCGTCTGGCCTGATGTCTTCCCAGTTTGCCCGGGTGCCGGCCTGGACCGGCCACCGGCCCGGGTGCTTTCACGGGTTTGTGGCCAAGTCCGAGGAGCAGGTCCGGGGCGTGTCCATTCTGGCCCCGGCCATGAAGTTTTTCCGGGACCTGTCGGATTACCTGGATTTCGAGCTGGTGGGCGCCATTGTGGCCGCCAGTTTCCCGGTGTTCATCGAGACCAACAACCCATACGAGCAGGCCGCGGGCATGAAGAAACCGCCCGAGCCCTTCCATGATATCGAGGCCGGCGGCGTCTACTTCGGCGCCTCCAACCAGCGGCCCCACGTGCTTTCCCCGAACCGGCCCGGAAACACCTTTCCGGATTTTGTCGAACGCCTGCTTCGTGCCGTGGGCGCATCTGTGGGCATGCCTTACGAGGTGGTGGCAAAAGACTTTTCCAAGACCAATTATTCCAGCGCCCGGGCCGCCCTGCTCGAAGCCTGGCGCGTGTATTCCTTTTACCAGAAATGGATGGTGGACAACTTCTGCCAGCCGGTTTGGGAGATGGTGCTGGAGGAAGCCTGGCTGCGCGGATATTTAAAGCTGCCCCGACGCGACCAGGATTTCTACGATATCCGCCAGGCCGCGTGCCGGGCCCGGTGGATTCCGCCCAAGCGCGGCCATGTGGATCCGGTCAAGGAGATCACCGCCATGGTCAAGGCCCTGGAAAACGATATCACAACCCTGGCCGACAGCGCAGCCGAGATGTCGGGCGGAGACTGGGAGTCCACCGTCTCCCAGCGCGCCCGGGAGCGCCGCCGCCAGCGCGATGCCAACGGCACCGGATTGGAGGAAGATGAATGA
- a CDS encoding S49 family peptidase — translation MKFRGIDISMFDGPWMIEPQALENLIANMRAMDWDAAMRMPGMDGGDNSGREDLYELRGDVAILRISGVLTPEAGFFSRLFGGAGLRSYADIRRAAAAADNDPKVKKKVLSFRSPGGTVAGVFESLHFLAQSAEKKPLYAYADGQMTSAALLLALPAQKIAAPKTAQIGSIGVLFTHINEEKLNEKIGISVTYLTAGKYKAFGNSAEPLSDEARAYFQDRLDKTYAFFVDEVAARRGLSPEQAYGASDGQIFLADQAKDAGLVDMIVNDFDEFLTTLTKEDPPMDVNELKTQHPDLYAQVLEQGRKAGKDEAAAQAPDPEAAAKQARESVLSVLGAVAGKDTADQVKKITDLGLTAEQLEAVRGLMAPAGGGDNAQNPPQGQPPGQTPAPGQSPTRQQMLDAIKSGGTPPLNAGGGQATDPNKVDFMAEVEAHKKENPNATHMAAIQAVRKQHPQAYEKWIEAENRR, via the coding sequence ATGAAATTTCGCGGCATTGACATATCCATGTTTGACGGCCCCTGGATGATCGAGCCCCAGGCCCTGGAAAACCTGATTGCCAACATGCGCGCCATGGACTGGGACGCGGCCATGCGGATGCCGGGCATGGACGGCGGCGACAACAGCGGCCGGGAAGATCTGTATGAATTGCGCGGGGATGTGGCCATCCTGCGGATCTCCGGGGTCCTGACGCCCGAGGCCGGATTTTTCTCCCGGCTGTTTGGCGGGGCGGGCCTGCGCTCTTATGCGGATATCCGCCGGGCCGCGGCCGCGGCAGACAATGATCCCAAGGTTAAAAAAAAGGTGCTGTCCTTCCGTTCTCCGGGCGGCACCGTGGCCGGGGTCTTTGAGAGCCTGCACTTCCTGGCCCAATCGGCTGAAAAAAAGCCCCTGTACGCCTATGCCGACGGCCAGATGACATCCGCGGCCCTGCTGCTGGCCCTGCCGGCGCAAAAAATCGCCGCGCCCAAGACCGCACAGATCGGCTCCATCGGGGTGCTGTTTACCCATATCAACGAAGAAAAGTTAAACGAGAAAATCGGCATTTCGGTCACATACCTGACCGCCGGAAAATACAAGGCCTTTGGTAATTCGGCTGAGCCGTTGTCTGATGAGGCCCGTGCCTATTTCCAGGACCGCCTGGATAAGACCTATGCGTTTTTTGTCGATGAGGTGGCCGCCCGGCGGGGGCTTTCCCCGGAGCAGGCTTATGGCGCATCAGACGGCCAAATCTTTCTGGCCGACCAGGCCAAAGACGCCGGCCTGGTGGACATGATCGTCAATGATTTTGATGAATTTTTAACAACCCTTACCAAGGAGGACCCACCCATGGATGTCAATGAACTCAAAACCCAGCACCCGGATCTTTACGCCCAGGTCCTGGAGCAGGGCAGGAAGGCCGGAAAAGACGAAGCCGCAGCCCAGGCCCCGGACCCGGAAGCCGCGGCAAAGCAGGCCCGGGAATCGGTGCTTTCCGTGCTTGGCGCGGTGGCCGGAAAAGACACCGCAGACCAGGTCAAAAAGATCACCGACCTGGGCCTGACCGCAGAGCAGCTTGAAGCGGTCCGGGGCCTGATGGCCCCGGCCGGCGGCGGGGACAATGCCCAGAACCCGCCCCAGGGCCAGCCGCCCGGCCAGACGCCTGCCCCCGGCCAGAGCCCCACCCGGCAGCAGATGCTTGACGCCATCAAGTCCGGCGGCACCCCGCCGTTAAACGCAGGCGGCGGCCAGGCCACGGATCCAAACAAGGTGGATTTCATGGCCGAAGTGGAGGCCCATAAGAAGGAAAACCCCAACGCCACCCATATGGCCGCCATCCAGGCTGTGCGCAAGCAGCACCCGCAGGCCTATGAAAAGTGGATTGAGGCGGAAAACCGGAGATAA
- a CDS encoding phage tail tube protein translates to MGTARGYKSQAVIDFETTFGQDPGTPSGRIMPINSNTVNASRNKNTANTIRGHRNPAAPFDGYVNVAGDIVAPVDALAFAFWLKAMFGAPTTTDNTDGTFTHVFKVGDVQPSLVVEKKFSDAAAIIAYAKYNGCKIGSWNMEIGGDGELVSTFNVVGAKETIGETAYHGAAADPGFDRFQITSADIKEGGVSSGVITSLDFTVDFGLDTDDNKRAIGGGAYLADIIEGILGISGNLSALFQNRDLLDKAQNSTETSLALSFTDGDNILAIEFAEVQIAPSTPGIDGPQGVLLDLSWQGYFDDGADASAVKVSLTNTNDGTEYV, encoded by the coding sequence ATGGGAACAGCACGCGGATACAAATCCCAGGCGGTAATCGATTTTGAAACCACCTTCGGCCAGGACCCGGGCACCCCGTCGGGCCGGATCATGCCCATCAACTCCAACACCGTCAATGCCAGCCGCAACAAAAACACCGCCAACACCATCCGGGGCCACCGCAATCCGGCCGCGCCGTTTGATGGCTATGTCAATGTGGCCGGAGACATTGTGGCACCGGTGGACGCCCTGGCCTTTGCCTTTTGGCTAAAGGCCATGTTTGGCGCACCCACGACCACGGACAATACAGACGGCACCTTTACCCATGTGTTTAAGGTGGGGGATGTGCAGCCGTCCCTGGTGGTGGAAAAAAAGTTTTCCGATGCCGCGGCCATAATCGCCTATGCAAAATACAATGGCTGCAAGATCGGCTCCTGGAACATGGAGATCGGCGGCGACGGCGAACTGGTGTCCACATTCAACGTAGTCGGCGCAAAAGAGACCATCGGTGAGACCGCCTATCACGGCGCAGCCGCAGACCCAGGTTTTGACCGGTTCCAGATCACCTCCGCTGATATAAAGGAGGGGGGCGTGTCTTCCGGTGTCATCACCAGCCTGGATTTTACCGTGGATTTCGGTCTGGACACGGATGACAACAAACGGGCCATTGGCGGCGGGGCTTACCTGGCCGATATCATCGAGGGGATCCTGGGCATTTCCGGCAACCTCTCCGCCCTGTTTCAAAACCGGGATCTGCTGGACAAGGCCCAGAACTCCACCGAGACCAGCCTGGCACTGTCTTTTACGGACGGGGACAACATCCTGGCAATCGAGTTTGCCGAGGTCCAGATTGCCCCGTCCACCCCGGGCATTGACGGCCCCCAGGGCGTGTTGCTGGATCTTTCCTGGCAAGGCTATTTTGATGACGGCGCGGATGCCTCCGCGGTCAAGGTCTCTCTTACCAACACAAACGACGGAACGGAGTACGTATAA
- a CDS encoding DUF1799 domain-containing protein codes for MAQNADAWELYNVAATQWRFGPNGITGLDFPAVFELAEIMEIEKSADLLRKLKALETSALDAAEAARQKRQKDTHDQNHPRHPRRRPIGKKPPR; via the coding sequence ATGGCCCAAAACGCAGACGCCTGGGAGCTCTACAACGTGGCCGCCACCCAGTGGCGCTTCGGGCCAAACGGCATCACCGGCCTTGATTTTCCGGCCGTGTTTGAGCTGGCCGAAATCATGGAAATTGAAAAATCCGCCGACCTGCTGCGGAAACTGAAAGCCTTGGAAACCAGCGCTTTGGACGCCGCGGAAGCAGCCCGGCAAAAACGGCAGAAAGACACCCATGATCAAAATCACCCCCGTCATCCGCGGCGCCGCCCAATTGGAAAAAAGCCTCCGCGCTGA
- a CDS encoding phage BR0599 family protein — MGFTDLAYSVAGGKPYELYDFVRGTWDMYLTTRATELYVSDQQIYRPAPIKRSKIRHGEDLNKDAITLTVPRGHDLAAQFVNIAPERTTSVTIRSMQRGLTIADALVIWKGRVIGAEPRGEVVEISCESVYTSMRRSGLRYKAELICQHALYSADCGANQPAMRVDDTIAGISGTTLTMNATGAYENGWFSGGILENDGDARFITSHAGNTIVLSRPLAGLALGQAVALYPGCDRTMATCHSKFDNLDNHLGFAWVPGENPFMISIKTGGNGSITPPTDYILE; from the coding sequence ATGGGATTTACCGATTTGGCCTACAGTGTTGCCGGTGGCAAGCCTTATGAGCTCTACGATTTTGTGCGCGGGACCTGGGATATGTATCTGACCACACGGGCCACGGAGCTGTATGTATCCGACCAGCAGATTTACCGGCCCGCGCCCATCAAGCGCAGCAAAATCCGCCATGGCGAGGATTTAAACAAGGATGCGATCACGTTGACCGTGCCGCGCGGCCACGATCTGGCCGCACAGTTTGTCAATATCGCGCCGGAGCGCACCACATCTGTCACCATCCGGTCCATGCAGCGGGGTCTGACAATTGCAGATGCCCTGGTGATTTGGAAGGGCCGGGTGATCGGGGCGGAGCCGCGCGGCGAAGTGGTGGAGATCAGCTGTGAGTCCGTATATACCAGCATGCGCCGGTCCGGGCTGCGCTATAAGGCGGAGCTGATCTGCCAGCACGCCCTTTACAGTGCGGACTGCGGGGCCAATCAGCCGGCCATGCGGGTCGATGACACAATTGCCGGCATATCCGGCACCACCCTGACCATGAACGCAACCGGCGCCTATGAAAACGGATGGTTTTCCGGCGGCATACTGGAAAATGACGGTGACGCGCGGTTTATCACCTCTCATGCAGGCAACACAATTGTTCTTTCCAGGCCCCTGGCCGGATTGGCACTCGGCCAGGCCGTGGCCCTGTATCCGGGATGCGACCGGACCATGGCGACCTGTCACAGCAAATTCGACAACCTGGACAATCACCTTGGATTTGCCTGGGTCCCAGGGGAGAACCCATTTATGATTTCCATTAAAACAGGCGGCAACGGCTCTATCACCCCGCCCACTGACTATATTTTGGAGTAA
- a CDS encoding phage tail protein yields the protein MVWQAVAWAIVKFVIAMAIAYMMQQKPKFDRPNPAGLDAFQVPTAEVGRPFGVLFGRKAFKSQNVVWYGDLGIDEIEEKVSTGMFSSTKITKGYKYFLGMHMVLCHDLDRILQISIDGDVLWTGDTGSNGDVATINKPGFFGGESDGGGIEGNLKLLRGMPDQQPDPYLQSQLGNHIPAFRGVATAVLSGRKYKAIGNIDMKGNGGAYLMETGVYAGAPLETWTLECIEEVEGGGVFSVTGSVSGSQGTASLNNHYDNGIVEFTVKNFFLTLQFGVQADFSLGDRITFSVINRNMHGFSGMYFGTSEYLKYWVIWGEKIYDTWYPEKAQIGSDGDMNPAHILYELITSRKFGMGYDPSDIDDTAFRSAADTLYNEGFGLSMLWDHGSEIEDFVGELLKHIDASCYTDVHTGKFTLKLIRNDYDINTLPIFNESNVTAVSSFRRRTLEEISNSVTIKFWDRQTGNTGSITRADIAMVSRVGTTVNTEINYPGVANKELAEFILSRDLRALSTPMASAVINTTQEGLQLSPGDPFVFSWDRYGVTETVMRVAAVQYGEFGDANIRIECVEDVFAIASATYQAPPPSGWVSPKNDPAPCPVHVAIETPYYKVARKIGATETAALPASTGYASLAGGKPSGDASSMEVHYSDDGTEYELEETKRFAPYAILAQGAIRTNAVLQVSWQRGFAFAVPGTWGIIDDEIVRIDAVTDNTVQIGRGCLDTVADEHSAGAYLVLISDWLATRQQGNNDGDTIYAKALPRTLKGTLDIDDATARTIEMNSRMIRPYPPARMQLNGKDEPGEVIGDISLAWRHRDRTQQLAADLYADGQDVNIGPETGTTYAYELRKASDGTLLASASGLSGTSETILFASSGFNGEVILTLWSERDGYQSWQKQQRQFYHLESGARITARSEFRITEDGEARRLEG from the coding sequence ATGGTTTGGCAAGCAGTGGCCTGGGCAATCGTGAAATTTGTTATTGCAATGGCGATTGCCTACATGATGCAGCAAAAGCCCAAGTTCGACAGGCCCAACCCGGCCGGGCTCGATGCTTTCCAGGTGCCCACCGCTGAAGTGGGCCGGCCTTTTGGCGTGTTGTTTGGCAGAAAGGCGTTTAAAAGCCAGAATGTGGTTTGGTACGGCGATCTCGGCATTGACGAGATAGAGGAAAAAGTTAGCACCGGCATGTTTTCCAGCACCAAAATCACAAAGGGATATAAATACTTTCTGGGCATGCACATGGTCCTTTGCCACGACCTGGACCGCATCCTGCAGATCAGCATTGACGGCGACGTGCTGTGGACCGGAGACACCGGCAGCAACGGCGATGTGGCAACCATTAACAAGCCCGGTTTTTTTGGCGGTGAAAGCGATGGCGGCGGTATTGAAGGAAATTTAAAGTTATTAAGGGGGATGCCGGACCAGCAGCCCGATCCATACTTGCAGTCTCAGCTCGGCAATCACATCCCGGCATTTCGCGGCGTTGCCACAGCGGTGCTCAGTGGCCGGAAATACAAGGCCATTGGCAATATTGACATGAAAGGCAACGGCGGTGCCTATTTAATGGAAACCGGCGTGTATGCCGGCGCACCGCTGGAAACCTGGACGCTGGAATGCATTGAAGAAGTTGAAGGCGGAGGGGTGTTTAGCGTTACCGGGTCGGTATCCGGGAGCCAGGGCACAGCGAGTCTGAATAATCATTACGATAATGGCATTGTCGAATTTACGGTCAAAAACTTTTTTCTCACCTTACAGTTTGGCGTTCAGGCTGATTTTAGTCTCGGTGATCGAATTACCTTTTCTGTAATTAATCGCAACATGCACGGTTTTTCCGGCATGTATTTCGGGACCTCTGAATACCTGAAATACTGGGTGATCTGGGGGGAAAAAATATATGACACCTGGTATCCGGAAAAAGCGCAGATCGGGTCTGACGGGGATATGAACCCGGCGCATATCCTCTATGAGCTGATCACCAGCCGAAAATTCGGCATGGGCTATGATCCTTCAGACATTGATGACACGGCCTTCCGGTCCGCGGCCGACACCCTCTACAACGAAGGCTTTGGCCTTTCCATGCTATGGGACCACGGCAGCGAGATTGAAGATTTTGTGGGCGAGCTGCTCAAACACATTGATGCAAGCTGCTACACAGACGTTCACACCGGAAAATTCACACTGAAACTGATCCGGAATGATTACGACATCAACACGCTTCCGATATTCAACGAGTCCAATGTCACCGCCGTCAGTTCCTTTCGCCGGCGTACCCTGGAAGAAATCAGCAATTCGGTGACCATCAAGTTCTGGGACCGGCAGACCGGCAACACCGGCAGCATCACCCGGGCAGACATTGCCATGGTCAGCCGGGTGGGTACCACGGTCAACACGGAAATCAATTACCCCGGCGTGGCCAATAAAGAACTGGCCGAATTTATCCTTTCCCGTGATCTGCGGGCATTGTCCACGCCCATGGCATCGGCTGTGATCAACACAACACAGGAGGGCTTGCAGTTGTCCCCGGGTGACCCGTTTGTTTTTTCATGGGATCGCTACGGGGTAACAGAAACCGTCATGCGGGTGGCCGCAGTGCAATACGGCGAATTTGGAGACGCCAACATCCGCATCGAATGCGTGGAAGATGTCTTTGCCATCGCCAGCGCCACCTATCAGGCCCCGCCGCCGTCCGGCTGGGTGAGCCCGAAAAACGACCCGGCCCCATGTCCGGTGCATGTGGCCATTGAAACCCCGTATTACAAGGTTGCCAGAAAAATCGGGGCCACCGAAACCGCCGCACTGCCGGCCAGCACAGGTTATGCCTCCCTGGCCGGGGGCAAGCCCTCCGGTGATGCCTCCAGCATGGAAGTCCATTACAGCGATGACGGCACGGAGTACGAACTGGAAGAAACCAAGCGGTTTGCACCCTATGCAATCCTTGCCCAGGGCGCTATCCGCACCAATGCCGTATTACAGGTATCCTGGCAGCGGGGCTTTGCCTTTGCCGTGCCCGGCACCTGGGGCATCATTGATGACGAGATTGTCCGCATTGACGCTGTTACGGACAACACCGTTCAGATCGGGCGCGGGTGCCTGGACACCGTTGCCGATGAACACAGCGCGGGAGCTTACCTGGTATTGATCAGTGACTGGCTGGCCACCCGGCAGCAAGGCAATAATGATGGCGATACAATCTATGCAAAAGCCTTGCCCCGGACACTGAAAGGCACGCTTGATATAGACGATGCCACGGCCCGGACAATTGAGATGAACTCCCGGATGATCCGGCCGTACCCGCCCGCCCGGATGCAGCTAAACGGCAAGGATGAACCCGGCGAAGTGATCGGCGATATCAGCCTTGCCTGGCGGCATCGGGACCGCACCCAGCAGCTGGCGGCCGATCTTTACGCGGATGGCCAGGATGTCAATATCGGCCCGGAAACCGGCACAACATACGCTTATGAGCTGCGCAAGGCAAGTGACGGCACCCTGCTGGCCAGCGCCTCCGGCCTGTCCGGCACCAGTGAAACCATTTTGTTTGCCAGCTCCGGGTTTAACGGCGAGGTAATATTGACCCTGTGGTCGGAACGGGACGGGTATCAATCATGGCAAAAGCAGCAGCGGCAGTTCTATCACCTGGAGTCCGGGGCCAGGATCACGGCGCGCAGCGAATTTCGAATCACAGAAGACGGCGAAGCCAGAAGACTTGAGGGATAA
- a CDS encoding DUF5675 family protein — translation MIEAYLHRDPSTAQGTPGVLSVPEKAFACFSIELPWRDNRVSLSCIPAGEYRCERYFSHAFKEYLYRICDVPGRSGVAIHSGNVAGNKEKGYKTHSLGCILLGKRQGQLWGQDAVLLSRLTVGAFFRLMDRKDFKLHIQEA, via the coding sequence ATGATTGAGGCGTATCTGCACCGTGACCCGTCAACAGCGCAGGGGACCCCCGGCGTGCTGTCTGTGCCGGAAAAAGCCTTTGCCTGCTTTTCAATCGAATTGCCCTGGCGGGACAATCGCGTCAGCCTTTCCTGTATCCCTGCCGGCGAGTACCGGTGCGAGCGGTATTTTTCCCATGCATTCAAGGAGTATCTGTATCGGATTTGCGATGTGCCGGGGCGCTCAGGGGTTGCAATTCATTCCGGCAACGTGGCCGGAAACAAGGAAAAGGGATATAAGACGCATTCCCTGGGGTGCATTCTTTTGGGCAAACGACAGGGCCAGCTTTGGGGCCAGGACGCGGTGCTCCTGTCCCGGCTGACCGTGGGGGCGTTTTTTCGGCTCATGGACAGAAAGGATTTTAAACTGCATATACAGGAGGCATAA
- a CDS encoding RNA 2'-phosphotransferase, which translates to MYKQSLPHEAMTPKQQLQPFSRILAYILERRPDEFGLIPDKHGFVTIKELLKALSETDGWRHIRRSHFNELLLVDPDPPVEITENRIRAKNRDQLPAVRPCTDLPRLLYTAIRKKAYPAVKEKGLRATKESPVVCTADPQSAEQLGRRKDNQPVVLTIHTTKTTARAIEFTRFGEHLYLAEALPPETFTGPAMPKMPEAANQEKTKDSAEQYRQKARAGTYTVDPRDIPAPPEPKKPGKAKKKQISWKQERREKRRR; encoded by the coding sequence TTGTACAAACAATCTTTGCCCCATGAAGCCATGACTCCCAAACAGCAGCTGCAGCCCTTTTCCCGAATCCTGGCCTATATCCTGGAGCGCCGACCCGACGAATTCGGCCTCATCCCGGACAAGCACGGCTTTGTCACCATAAAAGAACTGCTCAAGGCCCTTTCGGAAACCGACGGGTGGCGGCATATCCGCCGCAGTCATTTCAATGAGCTGCTACTCGTGGACCCGGATCCGCCAGTGGAAATAACAGAGAACCGCATCCGGGCCAAAAACCGGGACCAGCTCCCGGCTGTCCGGCCCTGCACGGATTTGCCCAGGCTGCTGTATACCGCCATACGCAAAAAAGCCTATCCTGCAGTCAAAGAAAAGGGACTGCGCGCGACAAAAGAAAGTCCGGTGGTGTGCACAGCCGACCCCCAGAGCGCAGAACAGCTGGGTCGGCGAAAAGACAACCAGCCGGTGGTGCTCACCATCCACACCACCAAAACCACAGCCCGGGCAATTGAATTCACCCGGTTTGGCGAGCACCTGTATCTGGCCGAAGCCCTCCCCCCTGAAACCTTTACAGGCCCGGCCATGCCCAAAATGCCCGAAGCCGCAAACCAGGAAAAAACCAAAGACAGCGCCGAGCAATACCGGCAAAAGGCCCGGGCCGGCACCTACACAGTTGATCCCAGAGACATCCCGGCCCCGCCGGAGCCCAAAAAACCCGGCAAAGCAAAGAAAAAACAGATCTCCTGGAAACAGGAGCGCAGGGAAAAACGCCGCAGATAA